In the Hordeum vulgare subsp. vulgare chromosome 7H, MorexV3_pseudomolecules_assembly, whole genome shotgun sequence genome, one interval contains:
- the LOC123408330 gene encoding tubulin beta-1 chain-like, with protein MELCFAATTLTSWHLLVNVYYNEASCGRFVPRAVLMDLEPDNMDSVLSGPYGGIFRPENFVSGQYGDGNNWAKGHYTEGAELIDSVLDVVCKEAENRDCLQGFQVCHSLGGGTGSSMGALLISKIREEYPECMMLTFSVFPYCRPQPQIQDMAFGESGTVRVLHFTK; from the exons ATGGAATTGTGCTTTGCAGCTACCACCTTGACGAGCTGGCATCTCCTGGTCAACGTCTACTACAACGAGGCCTCCTGCGGCCGCTTCGTGCCCCGCGCCGTCCTCATGGACCTCGAGCCCGACAACATGGACTCCGTTCTCTCCGGCCCCTACGGCGGCATATTCCGCCCCGAAAACTTCGTCTCCGGCCAGTATGGTGATGGCAACAACTGGGCCAAGGGACACTACACCGAGGGTGCCGAGCTCATTGACTCCGTCCTCGATGTTGTCTGCAAGGAGGCCGAGAACCGCGACTGCCTCCAAG GTTTCCAGGTGTGCCACTCGCTGGGCGGCGGCACGGGGTCCAGCATGGGCGCGCTGCTCATCTCCAAGATCCGGGAGGAGTACCCGGAGTGCATGATGCTCACCTTCTCTGTCTTCCCCTACTGCCGCCCGCAGCCTCAGATACAAGATA TGGCGTTCGGCGAATCTGGTACAGTCCGTGTGCTTCATTTCACCAAGTAA